AGGGTTTTGcgaggtcacaatgaccttgacttttgaccagATGGTCCTGATCTATCACGTTCAtgagaacatgaggtcaccttgacctttgacaaacAAACTTCAACCAGTTAATCTTGAGgtccaaatgaatgtttgcaccaaatttgcagAAACTCCCTccaggtgttcttgagatatcgtgttcacaatgGGACGtatggacggacagacaactGGTAAACAAGACGCCTCTGGCCGTCgctggcacagacacacaaaaaaacctcaCAGATTACACACAACAGCGATTTTGTTTATTGTCAGATTTGACAGTAGGTATTGTAAGTTGGTATCATGCTGAAACACATTGTTAGACTGCTCCCACACCTTGTTcgttgtttgtgttgatgttgcaATATTTGCACATCTTTGCATGACTGCCTCCACACTGAGGAGCTCATGCAAAAACACTAACAATATTTTAAGCTTGGAGGTACAGTAGGATTGAAAACAGAGCGATCACTCCACACTGGCTGCATATACAGTGTAGACATTATTcttagttatatatatatatgtatataaacaatattttctaTAACACAATAGGTACAGACAGTCTTTCTTAAGGTTGTCAACGACTGAAGCTGGAAGATCCTCCTGATGACGACGACCACACATTACAGGCGGTGAACTGAGGCCTTTGAATGAACGGGGGCGGCCGTCTCTAACCTATCGAACAACACTTCCTTTACAGCGGGTTGGACACCGAGCGTCGCTCAGTGGCAGGTTTACAAAGgcattggcagtgatggaattACAGTGTGGCAGAACAGCGAAGGAGCTACAGAGTGAGGAAACAGTCCATAGCGAAGAGTCTCTCAAAAGTCTTCATCTAAAATCCTTTCTTTTCACATCGGATACATGGAGCTGAAGGAGACGAGAAAAGAGAGTCACTTAAAACAACATTGGGTTTTAACAAATGGGTTCAGGTTTGGGTCAAGCTGAATTTGGTATTTTTCTGTAGCTTTTTAAAGATGACAGCACAAACCTGGGATCTGATCTAATCATAATAAACCCTCACttaaaaaatcttaaaatacagttgaatttgtttttaaaaggtatttgaaagaaaatatattagaCTTATCAAAGTGCACTCATACAGTTCCTGAACATGATTCTCGTGACTTGTGATTGGATGTTATGTTTCAGTACCCACAGATGCTTCAGCGGTCGAGAGCTCAGCTCCTCGAACCACATTCTCTTCAGTGCTGCTTAACTTCCTATAGcatagaaataaacaaaaaagcaatcaataaaaactgataagttatcataaaaaaaagtaaCCCTGTTCCAATATCAAAGATTGAAGGTCCCAAAAAAACGTGCgcgaataaataaaaacctgtcaCTGACGAATTTCTTCTGCATTTTAGCTGAATTCCTCTACATCATTTTCACTCTTGATTATAAaacaaaagtacattttcaaaaaaagcTTTGTTTAAACTCATTCATAGAAACCATTAGGATTAGTAATACTACATGAGAAACACAAGGCGGACTGCAAGAAGCGTTGGTAAGTCCAAGCTGAGGTTGTGTATCCAGGTCTGGAATGTTTGCAGGAGGAAATGCAGTGAGGATGAAAGGTAATGACGTTATCCCACGTTTATCGTTTCTCATGAGATGCATCAGGTCCGTTCCCTCTCTTCTGTGAGGATTCATTCAATTCATCATGCTGGTGTGGCTGAAGCTACTTGACAGTCAAAGCTGGCGTTGCGGCGGTTCAGGAACATCCCGGCGGATGCACTGTTCATCATTAGCAGGCGTTAAATCAAGGTGCAGCTCGCTCGTGGGCAAGCGGGGTCAGTATTGCTGATTAACTTTATTGGTGGGTGGTTGAATAACATCTGGGAGTTGAGTAGTAACAAGATAAAAATACCGTCACTCCTACTATTCtctttaaaaaatcatttatatTGTATCTATCTAGAAGTAAGGCTTTCTCTCagtgacattaaataaaaatcctgattactagatctttaaaaacaaggtGGACGCCTGTTCCAATGCTTcctaaatgtaaattaaatagAGTGCAACCAAAACAAGACTATGCAAATGACACACTGGCCTGAGCGTGCATAGAGTCAAAAGTATAATTAAACCTCCCTCTTTTTCCTGTGTGCACTGAAACTCGAACCCCCTGACTCCACTTGTGTTTGAGTGGGAGACGCAGAAAACAAGCCTTCACTGACACTGAGAAAGACCCTCGATCAGCAGGGCTCGGCCCATTCAGCCTCGCGAAGCAGCGGCCTGGTCAGCAAAGCAGACTATGTGGGAGAGATAACAGTGATGCAGGGAATTTCGGTTGAAGTAATGGTCACAGTCTAACCCCATTTATAAATGAACACATATAGGTTCTTTATAAATGGGATTAAACAGTGTGGATCCATAATTTGGAAGAGTTTGATTTTAAAGTCCAACGATAACAACGAACCGCTACTCTGATGAAGCTCATTGCCTTTGGGTACAGATTTAAGCCGAGGTCTTCCATCTTTTACAAAGATTTAACCACTGGAATGTAAAAGCCAGTCTGATCCTAGACCAAGCTTCTACCCAAGGGCAACATTTCATCGTACATGCTCGAGGCAGAGTGCAGAGGGCTGGGCTAGCGGGAGCGAGGCGGAGTTATCTATTGGCTTTGTATTTGGACTTGCTGGCATCGCGTGGCTCCTTGCTGGGGTTGCTCCAGTCGTCGGCCTCGGGGCTGGTCTTGTAGTGCCGCCACGCTGACTTGTTGAAGACGGGCAGGCGCTCGAAGGACTCACTGGACAGGGCCTTTAAATGGAGGAACACAACAGCCAATGAGAAGTCATTTAAGTATTTAAGTTACGATTACAAAGAGATTTCTGCCCTGGTTGATTTGACTGAATAAAGAGCATTACAACAATCTAggtgacaaaatacaaaacgcATGGGTCATTGTTCACGTGTGAATTAAAACTTAactcaaaaataataaacagttcTTTGCTTCCCACTTGTTTTGTGGTACCAGACTTCCAAGTGTCTCTGTTAACTTGTAAATGATAATAAGGACCAGTGCATCAGAGTCATTTAACACTTCAGATAAATATAAGTGATTGTCATCTGTATACAAAGGATAAATCACACCATGACCAACAAGCAAAATGATAACGGATCAAGAATTGAACCCTGTGGAAtaccaacaaaataaaaagtatcaCGCTTTCTAAAGTCATGGTCGCTCAGGCTAATAAAACAGAGCTACTTCGATTTTCACATCTAGAAGTATCCATTGTGTCCATTACTACTAtaacagatatttttttcattattctgtGTCTTATTGTAAAGCCAGATTTCAATTTTAATGATACGCAGCAACTCATccaagtgttttattttctaattgcACTGTTGCATTTCCACAGCAGTTTTCAATCATGACCTCACTTTTGCACATTGTTGTGGTAGATTGTTACCAGTGGGTCTTGTTTTAACTTTAGACATCCTCCCAAACTTTATGCAATACTAAGCTAAGGAAATTGCCTCTTGGCTGTAAGAGTATATGTAACAGACAGATATGAAAACAGTATTAATCTCCTCATCTTAAACTGAATAAGTATATCTCCCAAAATATTCAACTACTACTTTAAACTCTGAGTATCATGTCTTGCGAATTGAGAAAAGTCATTCCAACCTTTGCCCTTTGTGACTTTCTTATTTTACCTTCAGATAGATGACAGCATCCGTGCCAACGCCCTCCATGGAGTAGAGCTTCAGATCCCCCTGGAAATATCGGGCATAGAGCCTTGAAATGGGTAGACCGTAGCCAAAGCCAGCCTGGAcaggggaggaaaagaagaggcaGACTTAAATTTTCCCCAGTTGTCATCCCATATAAATGTCTGAGCTGAAATGGTCACCGGGGTCAATATTGGTTTGATTTTATGCGAGTGTGTACCAGGGGAACAGCTCCTGGCTCCAGGCTGGGCGTCGGGGCAGTGGAGTACATGTAGTTAAACAGACGGTCTATCTTCCTGAGAGGAACTCCTCCCCCACTGTCACTGATCTGAGGAACAGAAAAACCAGGCAAACACACCGTTTAAACATCACAACATGCTTTGCACGAGGAGGTCCTGCATTCATTTGTATCTGATTTACCTTTACGGATAGATCCTCTTTACCCAGAGTGACTTTTGCCTTTACAGGTGGTAATCCCTCTTTGCTGTTCTCATGGAGCTCCACGGTGGCTCTCATCGAGTTCTGCAAACGCCGACAGAATTAATTAACCCAGCTCAGCACCAGTCCTCATAGAATTATAGTCACATTacagtttaattacatttaaagagCGCTGAACTGGTTAGGTTAACTGCACTCAATGCTGCACGGCTCACCTTGAACAGCTCGAACAGCATGTGGAACAGATGAGAGGGAACGTACACGGCCTGGATGGGCTTTTTAGGGGCCTTCACTGGAGGAAAAGAATATGAGGGGTGTTAGAGGacaaaacccacacacaaatgcatacacaaatacacacaaacactaaaatgCTAGTCTTGTGAAGTTAATGAGACGGTACACATTGTAATCATTACAGGAGTAAACGTGGAGCTGCACCCACAAGCTCTAAGTAGCCTCTGTAACATGGCGTAATAGCTGTGTGACAGATTAGAGGGAGATATGGTTAAACTCGTAGGATTTTAGCATGAAAGTAAACGCTTGTTTCTTACTGTTGAACTCTTCGATCTTGAGCTCAGGAGCAGCCAGGTAGTACTTCTCACACAGCATTTTGGCTGTGTCGTAGGCATCTGACAGAAGAGAGCGAAACAACAGGAGTCAGGGCAGGACAAGCTGAGAAATGTTCACTGTTTACATTTAGATTCCTCTTTTAGCTTCCGTTCATTCCCGGGTCATTGAGAGTGCGGCTACTGAAAAACACTATCACTGTGTAAGCAAGCCACTAAGCAGAGATGTTCATGgatttatgtttgatttatgaCACTGTTGAGAATGTGATAATAAACATAGCTAACCTTGTTCCCATAAGACCGATGCAATTATCTTAactcaaataactaaatatccCCACAGATGAAATATACACATATTGGCTGCAGCTCAaactctgacttgattcttTCAGCATTGTTTGTAActataacattttatattattgtattttttgaaTTATACGGCACTTTTCAAATTACTGATACAGAGTTAGAAACAACATTATAAACATTTCATGACTAATGCCATTAAGATcagggaataaaataataaaacagacaagGCATGCAGGTAATAAAATGGTGTGGTAGGATTAATAAAAGGATAAAAGGCCTTATTtaagatgtgttttatttaaaacacatctttataattatataatcatGTGAAAAACTTTTGCAGGGATGCACTGTTACAGCAAAAATTATGTAACAAAGTAAGCCGATAACATATAGTCCAAGAATAATAAGATACATATAAAGaatgtaataaaatatgtatttacaaataaatatacaataataaaataagagtaCTTATAAATACATGATAAGAGcaagtaaatatataataatacataaataaatatatgacaGTCAAAGGCTGAATACTATTACATTTTGTACAGTGGACATACACACATGTcgatagaaagagaaagagacagataaCTTTGACCCTCTCTGACTCACCACTGACGACTTCAGCCACGCTGCAGTTGGGGTCGATACTGCCGATGTGTTTTGGATGAGCGGGGTTGGTGTCATTCCCAAACAGCAGAGCTGAACataaacacatggaaataaaaggtCAGCTGCAGAGACGGGTCATGAAGAAAAAAGTGAAGCGGCTAGTGAGATGTTCTTCAGGACTCACTGTGCTGGTTGATGAGCATGCGGAACGAGATGCGATTGGTGTAAAAGCGGTCGAGGAAATACTGGATATTGCTGCTGATGAAGGGGTCGAAGCCAAACTTCTCCTTGTACTCGATGACTCCCTGCGCCATAGTGGGAACCACGTCGTTGTGACGGTTACGGATCTCGATCAAGAGCTCCAGGAAGCTAAAGACAGAAAATCGAAATCCATCAATATGTTAACAAAACAATCAATGGTTGATATTCTTAAACTGCTTTACGACTTGCACTGGATTATGGACATTTTGCTGAAACTACCCAGATATGTGATAACGCTTATGTCTGAATTAGTTGCTACAGACATTTTCGGGAACTTTTCCTTCCAGCCTGGTAAAAtgcctcctgctgctcgacCCAGACGTCATCCCTTTACTGAACTCTCCTGCTAGGTTCTTCAAATGTGGAAGACAATCTCAGGTAAATGTACGGACCcaattttccaaacattttccagagtttgtgtctgaaaacggctttagatCGACTGTGAGGTAATGCACTGATAATTgtgtaagaaaataaatcaccagGACAAACATTACAACATTTTTCTACGAAGGGATTTTCCTTTCTGAAAATGAGGAACCAGATAAATACGACTCataatgaacatttatttttaactattCTTTGAAACTAAACTACTGTTGCTGCTCTTACCTGTGTAGAGTTTACCATTTCTGCATCCTATTATCTGGCTGCAATTAggttaaaacacattaaatatactACAGTTACATGTACAATGTGCAACTTCTGCCCcttaacaataacaaaagaccttgTTTGATGACATTgggaagcagtgtgggatcatgggagttgttgtcttcaccatcATCGCCactgaaaatctacctgacacgATTCGGTCGCGAATCATATTCATGTTGGAAAGAAGAAACAGCCCActtggctaactggctagcaggTTCTCCAATAGGAAATATCTGAATTGTCTTTTTAATTCCTTGTTTGGACGAGTATCAAGCTTAAGATCACTGTCCTTACAATCCAGTGAACTCTGGGAAACATGTTTTCTAAACAGGCTTATTCAAAATCCCACCTGTGTTCCTCAGCCATGTGTGGCTGTTCATCACATGGCGTTCTTATAGTATAAATACACAGCGTTacctgtgcagtcagcagagATCTGTGTGTACTAAGGGGATTagctgcagtggaggaggaacatGTAAACATTAAGCCAGTGTACAACAGCTGGTTGTACCGAAATGATATacagtgttttctttaaccAATCATTAATCACTCACTCATTCAGAGCGCGAGGGTCCTCCGCTTTTCGATTCTCGTAATCCAGCAACTCCACAAAACTCTGCATGTACCTGATAAAGCAAGTAAAGAGGTCAAAGGGCGACGTTTACAAAAGCTCCTTATCACAGACTCcattataaactttattatctgGAAGCCTTACGAAGAACATAACTGAAAGAGGTGTCTCACCACTTCTGCACCAGCCTGACGGAGGGCTGGCCCAGCAGCTTGTCAGGCAGCAGGTTGACTTCTCTCATGGTGTTGGCCAGGCGCACGGGCAGCTCCTTACGCAGGAACATGTAGGAGGTTTTCTCACATGCATTGTTCcggcctgagagagagagagtaggacGAGTTTCAcgtaaatacaatatttttaatAAGTTTCTGGTTGTTTGGTTGATTGAATTTGACTGGACTGCCGggtcttggcggaggtgtgagctctactgagtgccactctagtttgTCATATgaaaacaaccattcatgcCAGGCAGCTGGAGGCTGTGGTGGGTGTCGATATCCAACCTTTAACATGACACCTTAAATTTGCTATCTGCAGAAACAAAATTACTCTGCACCAACATCAGCCAGAGCTATACAAGGAAATCAGAAATAAAGTACAGAGGGGGAGTCGTGGAAAGGTTAGCAGGATCTGTGGTTCTACATCCAAACAGGAAAAACTGAATTACACTGATAAAATCTTTAATGGTTTTCTTGAAACTAACTAATTGAAAGCCAGCGTAGCATTTTTAACATCCTTTTACTCCACTTAATTTAATTCACAGTGTGCAACATGCTCCGGTCTCATGCTTCCCTCTCACGCAGAAGCATGTGAAGCCTATTAACCCTCAGCAGAGAACCACTGGACACCGTGGAAGTCTGTGGGGAGAAGCAGTTCAGGTTCTTATAATCAAAAAGTGACACAATGGTAAAGTCTCAGGCTGCACAAAGGAACAATTGCAGGGGTAGCGGAAACCCTTTGTGCTGATGTCTGTGATCCACCTCGAGACTCCCACACAGACGAGACAGTAAGATATGTCACCCTGTGTTATTGTATCATAGGGGTGAAAGAACTCGATGATCAGGCAGAACGACAGGAAGCCTCCTTTCACCTCAGCTCAAAGGAAAAACCTTCACCTGATTCAGCAAATGTAGAGGGAGCCTTGTAAATCATAAAACCGGGAAGTgaaaacagcaaacactgaCTCAGCCCTGGAATCACACACTCCTGGGATGACGGCCCATTTTCAAAACACACCAGAatctttttaatatatatgtaGAGAAAGGTGTATATCATATACATATtctatgtattttcttttcttttgattttattCCCTATTATTAAttctattttatactttcacatgATTTTCTTGTCTACCTGGTTtttgactatctgctgctgtaataatAAGGGAATTTCCCTGGTaggtttatcttatcttatcaatTCCCACTGAAAAGTTAATGGTTGAGTCAATGGTTAATGATACCAGCATTAAAAAAATGCCTGGTCTAGCCTCAGCAAGTCCGCAGAAAATCTATGCACCGATCTGATACCATGTCTGTAAAGTATGCGGGTGTCACCcagataaaacaacaattttcttttcccataaAGCACTTCTTCTTCGCCGCTCTGCTCCACTGCAGCAGTTGTCAGTGGCCGTACGGCACTGACAAGCGAAGAAGTGATCTCCGCTGGTGCACTGTTAACAGCTATTTAAAGGaagtaattgttgtgtttttccaacACATATTCATTAATCCGTGTTCTTTTTCAGCAatgactgtcaaactagattaaaaaaagaagttcaAAGGCATTCATCCTCTgtatggatttgtttttcaaagggtttaacctgagccagggCATGATATGAATCACCACTTTCATACAGGGTTAGTAAGAAAGAGCTGTTATATATGCATATAAAGATTTGTTGTATGAGTTGTAATTTACACCTacgccaaggaggtcatgtttacgtttgtttgtctgttagtcagcaggattacggaAAAAACTACTTGTTGAAAGGATGAGATatgtcagagaagaacccactAAATTTTGCTATTTCATTTAGCAACagaataattcttggatcttaaaaaaaaaaggtgactaatgtttaagtgtgtgtgaaatttggttccattgagtttaaatgtggtttaacaCACAAATAGGGTCATCCTATGGTGGAGGAAGGTAGTTCTGGTTTTAAATGCCCTGGTTTTCAGACTGGTTCTCTGTATCGGCCGATACAGAGAATGTTATCGAGGCATCTCAAGTGCAGcaaacacttcctgtgtttcctctcatgTCCAATCCGCAGCTGTGAGAGCAAAATTGcgtcagagagacagacgactGTGTTAATCAGAAGATGGATTAGGAAAAGCCTTGAGTGCAGCCGCTGAATTAATAACTGTGGTGTTGCACTGTCAGGTCTCTTGTCCGCCGGCCACAGTTGGTGACTCaacaaatgtgtgtgcacaCCCAGAAAACATGAGCCTTCAGGTAACTTCTGAGAACCACAGCGATGGAAAGGCACATGAAGTCCTGTTGTTGAGCGATGAAGAAAAGGGGAATGTTGAGCAGGGTTCACCCTCCACACATGCAggacctggctgcatcctgcatcctgcacacacacacacacacagggctgtcATCcatccacagtgtgtgtgtgtgtgtgggtgtgctgtCATGGCTGAAAGTAAACCCCACAGTGAAAAGGGCAGATCTGACCCAGCAGAAAGCGTAAGGTTTCATGGCACCTGGCAGCACAAGACGTCCAACTCTATTaataaacacagtgacacatcaAATCCAGAGCGGAGACTCTCAAGAGGAACAACAGGGCCACTTGTTTACCTCGGGATGACACTCACCGAAATCCAGGAACTGCTTGATGGAGAGCGGGGACGGGGAGAACCGGGAGTAATACTCGATTTTGGGGTTGGCGTTTTTCAGCAGGGACGCGAAGACCCTCATTTTTGCAAAGTGTGCAGGTGACGTGTGCGGGTTTAGCTGCGAGAAAGACCCtcgggaggaggaagagtagaAAACACGCGACACGACCGTTTCATCCCAGGTGTTGTTGACTGGCGCACACGCAGACAGGGCTCCTCTCCCGGCGGCGTCCACATGTGTCCCAAACCCGCGGGGCTCCGGCGGACACCACACCACGATGGACAAACGTCCATAAGGTTACATGACACGGTGCAGACGCTGTGGACTCAGCCGCGAGTCCGTCTTCATCACTGGACTTTCAGTTCTGCTCAGACACCCGAGGAGCCTGctgggagaaaacacacacacttccggTTAAcgtgtttcaaaataagacgCAGCCGGTCAAATGTGGCAGGGCTAAGCATCTGAGAGCTGGTGTGTTAGCACTTTCTACTAATGAGACGTTATACAGTGTTTACAAGCTGTTTTAGTCCAACTAGTAGATTCAAATAAATAACTTATTTTTGCGTAGATCGATTGTAAGCCATTATGCAAAAtgtaacagacagacagagaaactaTAAAGAAGCATAAAATTAccacaaagagaaacaacatAACAACTAAATGGttcaaaacaaccacaaataaataaaaaaacaacacaaagagacacataaccacaaagaaattaaaaaaacaatgacaaagagatacaaaacaaccacaaagttTAACACAAGCTGTATCTTTTTTGTCTGAAGATTTACACAAAATGTGATACAACTTTTTGAAATCGAGGAAGATAGAGACAACAGATGCCAACCAACTGCAACATCAGTCCAAAAACAACTATTGTATACAATCCTATTGCATGAGAAGATGTCATCTGTAGTTTTAATATCACATATTTGTAAACAACTTAACATTCAGAACTGTGGCCctcacatacatttttatttttcatttctggatagttaatatttatacttttagaTTAATTATTTGAGAAAActtattaaacaaaaaacagcaactgTTGCTCAGAGAGTGACGTTGCAGTCGAAACAACAACacgttttatttttgaaagatCTCCTCCAAGTTTCCGGTGTGTCTGGTCTAACTTGACGTCATTGGCCAACACGTAGATTCGAAGAGTCTCCACTCAACCGCACTTGGCACAGGCCTGTTGATGCACTGCGGGGATTGGTCCAAAACACGGAAGTGAGCCACAGCAGCAACCTGATTGGTCGATAGGCGTGTCAATCATCGTGGTTTAGCTTGCCTTGTTTACCTGCAGCTGGTCACTGACACACTGAGTTATATAAATGTAACaagtaaaaaatacacacatagaATACTGCATATTGCAATTGGTaataaaacatacttttatactttattttagtatttgaTGTGAATGTTTTCACTCTGTATTAAAACACTGTGTCAGTCATCTGCTGCAGTTAATTACAATTAGGCTCCACTCACATTTTAGTTTCTACCGCCACCTAGCGGCAGAAGATTGAGAATATGCATTTTCAGATGGACAACTGTGATCGTCATATTCCAGAGGTTTCAACACAGACAAGCAGATGTGCgataataatgaatttgaaaaaatgtagtttaatataataaatgccCTTTATTTCACAGAGAAGTTGACAGAAAG
This portion of the Hippoglossus stenolepis isolate QCI-W04-F060 chromosome 19, HSTE1.2, whole genome shotgun sequence genome encodes:
- the LOC118098375 gene encoding pyruvate dehydrogenase (acetyl-transferring) kinase isozyme 3, mitochondrial; this translates as MRVFASLLKNANPKIEYYSRFSPSPLSIKQFLDFGRNNACEKTSYMFLRKELPVRLANTMREVNLLPDKLLGQPSVRLVQKWYMQSFVELLDYENRKAEDPRALNDFLELLIEIRNRHNDVVPTMAQGVIEYKEKFGFDPFISSNIQYFLDRFYTNRISFRMLINQHTLLFGNDTNPAHPKHIGSIDPNCSVAEVVSDAYDTAKMLCEKYYLAAPELKIEEFNMKAPKKPIQAVYVPSHLFHMLFELFKNSMRATVELHENSKEGLPPVKAKVTLGKEDLSVKISDSGGGVPLRKIDRLFNYMYSTAPTPSLEPGAVPLAGFGYGLPISRLYARYFQGDLKLYSMEGVGTDAVIYLKALSSESFERLPVFNKSAWRHYKTSPEADDWSNPSKEPRDATPCIRCEKKGF